One Rhodobacteraceae bacterium M385 genomic region harbors:
- a CDS encoding dipeptide epimerase: MMQITRDSFRLAEVFTISRGSRTEAQVLTVTVEQDGHIGRGECVPYGRYGESLDSVTAQLEASHGDVSALPAGAARNALDCALIDLAAKTQGRRAWDLFDIARPQPVTSAFTLSLDTPENMRAAAAKHGHRPLLKIKLGTPDDMARLEAVRAGAPKAAIIVDANEGWTADVYSDLAPHLIRLGVQMVEQPLPVGEDDMLAEIARPLPVCADESCHDRASLPGLRGKYDMVNIKLDKTGGLTEALALRDAARAEGYTVMVGCMVGSSLAMAPAMLVAQGAEIVDLDGPLLLAEDRTPPLTFDGSTVHPPEPALWG, translated from the coding sequence CATCTCTCGCGGATCAAGGACCGAGGCTCAGGTGCTGACCGTTACGGTCGAACAAGATGGCCATATCGGGCGCGGCGAATGCGTTCCCTATGGCCGCTATGGGGAATCCCTCGATAGCGTCACAGCACAGCTCGAGGCATCGCACGGCGATGTCTCGGCCCTGCCTGCCGGGGCCGCCCGCAACGCCCTCGATTGCGCGTTAATAGACTTGGCCGCGAAAACACAAGGTCGCCGGGCCTGGGACCTGTTCGACATCGCGCGCCCCCAACCTGTCACCAGCGCTTTCACCCTCTCCCTCGACACGCCCGAGAACATGCGCGCTGCTGCCGCCAAACACGGCCACCGCCCGCTTCTGAAAATCAAACTCGGCACCCCCGATGATATGGCCCGCCTCGAAGCGGTCCGCGCCGGCGCACCCAAGGCCGCCATCATCGTGGACGCCAATGAAGGCTGGACCGCCGATGTCTACTCCGACCTCGCCCCTCACCTGATCCGACTTGGGGTGCAGATGGTGGAACAACCCCTGCCCGTGGGTGAAGATGACATGCTGGCCGAAATCGCCCGCCCCCTGCCTGTATGCGCAGATGAATCCTGCCATGACCGCGCCTCCCTGCCCGGCCTCAGAGGCAAATACGATATGGTCAACATCAAGCTCGACAAGACCGGTGGCCTGACCGAGGCGCTCGCCCTGCGCGATGCCGCCCGCGCTGAAGGTTACACCGTAATGGTCGGGTGCATGGTTGGCTCCAGCCTCGCCATGGCCCCCGCCATGCTTGTCGCCCAAGGCGCCGAAATCGTGGACCTCGACGGCCCCCTTCTCCTGGCCGAAGATCGCACCCCACCGCTCACCTTCGACGGCTCTACCGTTCATCCCCCGGAACCTGCGCTCTGGGGCTGA